A DNA window from Meiothermus cerbereus DSM 11376 contains the following coding sequences:
- a CDS encoding DUF502 domain-containing protein, protein MAARLRRYFLTGLLSTLPIAVTFYFLWWVYNWSNNIIGSILRAIDAEPSRWLLPFLPILGILATLGLVVLVGALANNYVGRLILGAIDRSIKTIPLVREVYNAVQQIAHTLLGQPEVQFQRAALIEYPRKGLYTLCFIATPKVGKNLSPLPEGYTVVLVPTSPVPASGMAIIVPTADIIPLDISIEEALKYVVSAGFILPNNRAKQLIEASAVPPKPSN, encoded by the coding sequence ATGGCTGCTCGACTCCGCCGCTACTTCCTGACCGGATTGTTGTCCACGCTGCCCATTGCGGTAACGTTTTACTTTTTGTGGTGGGTATACAACTGGTCGAACAACATCATCGGAAGCATCCTGCGGGCCATAGACGCTGAACCTTCGCGCTGGCTTTTGCCGTTTCTGCCTATTTTAGGTATCCTGGCCACCCTTGGCCTGGTGGTTCTGGTGGGTGCACTGGCTAATAACTACGTAGGGCGGCTAATTTTGGGTGCCATTGACCGCAGCATCAAAACCATCCCCCTGGTGCGCGAGGTCTACAATGCTGTGCAGCAAATCGCGCACACCCTGCTGGGCCAGCCCGAGGTGCAGTTTCAGCGTGCTGCACTTATTGAGTATCCCCGCAAAGGCCTGTACACCCTCTGTTTTATAGCCACCCCCAAGGTTGGTAAAAACCTATCACCGCTACCCGAAGGCTACACGGTGGTACTGGTACCTACCAGCCCGGTTCCGGCCTCCGGAATGGCCATTATTGTGCCAACTGCGGACATCATTCCCCTGGATATTAGCATTGAAGAAGCCCTCAAGTACGTGGTGTCGGCCGGTTTTATTTTGCCCAACAACCGGGCCAAGCAGTTAATTGAAGCCAGCGCAGTTCCACCCAAACCCAGTAACTAG
- the topA gene encoding type I DNA topoisomerase yields the protein MPDSTLIVVESPAKAKSIQKMLGAGYEVRASKGHVADLPERELGVDTQADFTPQYEVKKDKQPVVNELKRAAKGKRVLIATDPDREGEAIGWHVARLLGLNPQTPLRVEFHEITPKVVRAAVQNPRPIDQSLVDAQQARRVLDRLVGYQLSPVLSMEFRRRALSAGRVQSVALRLLVEREQEIEAFVPQEYWTVEGQFESEGQQFRAMLYSVGQERVQTSERFLITSEGQAKDITRRAEGIQNYRISSIERRERRRNAPPPFITSTLQQAASSRLGWTASRTMRIAQKLYEGIDLPEGAVGLITYMRTDSTRVSQEALAEVREFIPSHFGPAYLPEKPNFFASKKAANAQDAHEAIRPTSTLRTPEALRKHLTDEEYRLYQLIWQRFVASQMAPAVFDQTTVNIAGGEMVFRAVGSVLKFDGYLRVYGREEGDDAENQLPSLRENATARLLKVTPEQHFTEPPPRYTDASLVKTLEEMGIGRPSTYAPTIDTLERRGYLERAGKALKPTPLGREVTGYLVKSFPDVVAYDFTAQLESRLDEIEEGKAAWPRVVREFYEPFLKDFARLPQKTCPQCGRPMELKVSRFGQFLGCTGYPECKYTERLEQKKEPEPIGEACPACQEGQLVRRHGRYGTFISCNRYPLCKYTRDEAPSTGIECPRCHAGEVVQKTSKRGKPYYRCNNQSCDFLSFDPLVPEKCPLCGWNEVAKGRSGKRACSNPGCSRYGGPDLQALSERRNKSQAKAKGNSTSSSGATWADLEPLIAQVGLTPEQAEVARRTQGQQKAVPEVAKALNQPEEAVLKLFRQAMFKLRMEYGRHKARGEQDKSPSKAKRKTTKAKQSEKSATWADLEPLIAQVGLTPEQAEVARRTQGQQKAVPEVAKALNQPEEAVLKLFRQAMFKLRMEYGKSRKEAVGA from the coding sequence ATGCCGGATTCAACGTTAATTGTAGTGGAATCTCCCGCCAAGGCGAAAAGCATTCAAAAAATGCTGGGTGCCGGGTACGAGGTGCGGGCCAGTAAAGGACATGTGGCCGACCTACCCGAACGCGAACTGGGCGTGGACACCCAGGCCGACTTTACCCCGCAGTATGAAGTCAAAAAAGACAAGCAGCCCGTGGTGAATGAGCTCAAGCGGGCTGCTAAGGGAAAACGGGTACTGATCGCCACCGACCCCGACCGTGAAGGCGAGGCCATTGGCTGGCATGTGGCCCGCCTGCTGGGGCTCAACCCACAAACCCCCCTGCGGGTGGAGTTTCACGAAATCACCCCCAAGGTGGTGCGTGCGGCCGTGCAGAATCCCCGACCCATAGACCAGAGCCTGGTGGACGCCCAGCAAGCCCGAAGGGTGCTGGATCGGCTGGTGGGCTACCAGCTTTCGCCGGTACTCAGCATGGAGTTTCGGCGCAGGGCGCTATCGGCAGGCCGGGTGCAGTCGGTTGCGCTAAGGCTGCTGGTAGAGCGCGAACAAGAGATAGAGGCTTTTGTTCCACAGGAATACTGGACGGTTGAGGGGCAGTTTGAGTCGGAGGGCCAGCAGTTCAGGGCCATGCTCTATAGTGTGGGCCAGGAGCGGGTTCAGACCAGCGAGAGGTTTCTCATTACCAGTGAAGGCCAGGCCAAAGACATCACCCGCCGGGCCGAAGGCATACAAAACTACCGCATCAGCAGCATCGAGCGCCGCGAACGCCGCCGCAACGCCCCCCCGCCCTTCATCACCTCTACCCTGCAACAGGCCGCCAGCAGCCGCCTGGGCTGGACAGCCAGCCGCACCATGCGAATCGCCCAGAAGCTCTACGAAGGCATAGACCTGCCCGAAGGTGCAGTGGGCCTCATCACCTACATGCGAACCGACTCCACCAGGGTCTCACAGGAGGCCCTGGCCGAAGTGCGCGAGTTTATTCCGAGCCACTTTGGCCCGGCTTACCTGCCGGAGAAACCCAACTTTTTTGCCAGCAAAAAAGCCGCCAATGCCCAGGATGCCCACGAGGCCATCCGCCCGACTTCCACCCTGCGCACCCCCGAGGCCCTGCGCAAACACCTGACCGACGAGGAGTACAGGCTTTACCAGCTTATCTGGCAGCGTTTTGTGGCCTCCCAGATGGCCCCCGCCGTCTTTGACCAGACCACCGTGAACATCGCTGGCGGTGAGATGGTCTTCCGGGCGGTGGGCTCAGTGCTGAAGTTCGATGGCTATTTGCGAGTGTATGGGCGCGAAGAGGGCGACGATGCCGAGAACCAGCTACCCTCCCTACGTGAAAATGCCACGGCCCGACTGCTTAAGGTTACGCCCGAACAGCACTTTACCGAGCCACCCCCACGCTATACCGATGCCAGCCTGGTCAAGACCCTCGAGGAGATGGGCATCGGAAGGCCCTCCACCTACGCCCCCACCATAGACACCCTCGAGCGCCGGGGTTATCTGGAGCGGGCTGGTAAAGCGCTAAAGCCCACCCCACTGGGCCGCGAAGTGACCGGGTATCTGGTCAAGAGCTTCCCCGATGTGGTGGCCTACGACTTTACTGCCCAGCTCGAGTCCCGCCTCGACGAAATAGAGGAAGGCAAGGCGGCCTGGCCCAGGGTTGTGCGCGAGTTTTACGAGCCTTTCCTCAAGGACTTTGCCCGGCTTCCCCAAAAAACGTGTCCCCAGTGCGGGCGGCCCATGGAGCTAAAGGTTTCCAGGTTCGGGCAGTTTCTGGGTTGTACCGGCTACCCTGAGTGCAAATACACCGAGCGGCTCGAGCAGAAAAAAGAACCCGAGCCAATCGGTGAAGCCTGCCCGGCCTGCCAGGAGGGCCAGCTGGTACGGCGGCACGGACGCTATGGCACCTTCATCAGCTGTAACCGCTATCCTCTGTGCAAGTACACCCGCGACGAAGCCCCTTCTACCGGAATCGAATGCCCCAGGTGTCACGCTGGCGAGGTGGTGCAAAAAACCAGCAAGCGGGGCAAACCCTACTACCGCTGCAACAATCAGAGCTGCGACTTCCTGTCCTTCGACCCGCTGGTACCTGAGAAATGCCCCCTGTGTGGCTGGAACGAAGTAGCCAAGGGCCGCTCCGGCAAACGGGCCTGTTCCAACCCCGGCTGCTCTCGCTATGGTGGGCCCGACCTACAAGCCCTTAGCGAGCGCCGCAACAAGAGCCAAGCCAAGGCCAAAGGCAATAGCACCTCCAGCTCGGGTGCAACCTGGGCCGACCTCGAGCCCCTCATCGCCCAGGTGGGCCTGACCCCCGAACAGGCCGAGGTGGCCAGGCGCACCCAGGGCCAGCAAAAAGCCGTTCCAGAGGTAGCCAAGGCCCTCAACCAGCCGGAAGAGGCTGTGCTCAAGCTCTTCCGTCAGGCCATGTTCAAGCTACGAATGGAGTACGGAAGACACAAAGCTAGGGGCGAGCAGGACAAATCGCCAAGCAAGGCCAAGCGCAAGACCACAAAAGCCAAACAAAGCGAGAAAAGCGCAACCTGGGCCGACCTCGAGCCCCTCATCGCCCAGGTGGGCCTGACCCCCGAACAGGCCGAGGTGGCCAGGCGCACCCAGGGCCAGCAAAAAGCCGTTCCAGAGGTAGCTAAGGCCCTCAACCAGCCGGAAGAGGCTGTGCTCAAGCTCTTCCGTCAGGCCATGTTCAAGCTACGCATGGAGTATGGCAAATCCCGCAAGGAAGCGGTTGGGGCCTAG
- a CDS encoding copper resistance CopC family protein encodes MDRFFFFMLVLLGPVLAHAEYKSSTPASNSTVKSMPQTVVINFTEAVEVRLSTFKVYPLEAPPEAWGSSTRLRRLAQPLVRRVLLLKNDAARRADAGLATTARTSRTVTLALKPGLNPGAYVVMWKNLAVDGHTESDFFVFVYRP; translated from the coding sequence GTGGACAGGTTTTTTTTCTTCATGCTGGTGCTGCTAGGGCCTGTGCTGGCCCATGCCGAGTACAAAAGCTCCACCCCAGCATCCAACTCGACCGTCAAAAGCATGCCCCAGACCGTGGTTATCAACTTTACCGAGGCTGTGGAGGTGCGGCTCTCGACCTTCAAGGTCTATCCCCTCGAGGCCCCCCCGGAGGCCTGGGGTAGCTCGACCCGCCTGCGCCGGCTGGCCCAGCCCCTGGTGCGCCGGGTGTTGCTGCTCAAAAACGATGCCGCCCGGCGGGCAGACGCAGGCCTTGCCACCACTGCCCGTACCAGCCGAACCGTAACCCTGGCGCTCAAGCCGGGCCTGAATCCGGGGGCCTATGTGGTGATGTGGAAGAATCTGGCTGTGGACGGCCACACCGAGAGTGATTTCTTTGTATTCGTCTACAGGCCATAG
- a CDS encoding DUF1028 domain-containing protein yields the protein MNANLPISTFSLVARDPDTKDLGIAVASKFLAVGSVVPWARAKVGALATQSYANPHFGPMGLALMKAGAGPEDILSVFARNDPDLAKRQFGFVLASGESLSYTGQACHAWAGSRWGPNYAAQGNLLTGPEVLEALERTFLKSELPFPERLLEALFQADRAGGDRRGRQSAALLVVGEGKGYGGMERWIDLRVDDHPDPVVELQRLLGIHRLLFGTGEPGRPLQPAEIAWLQTLLYRQGLYAGLVNGVWDEATESAFAALIGMENLEERYRGGPVLDEATLRYLQEKFA from the coding sequence ATGAATGCGAATCTACCCATCAGCACCTTCTCACTGGTGGCCCGCGACCCCGATACCAAAGACCTGGGAATTGCTGTGGCCAGCAAGTTTTTGGCTGTGGGGTCGGTGGTGCCCTGGGCCAGGGCTAAGGTGGGGGCTCTAGCCACTCAGTCTTACGCGAATCCCCATTTTGGCCCAATGGGCCTGGCCCTGATGAAAGCCGGGGCAGGTCCGGAAGACATCCTGTCGGTGTTCGCCCGCAACGACCCCGATCTTGCCAAGCGCCAGTTTGGTTTTGTGCTGGCCAGCGGCGAGAGCCTGAGCTACACCGGCCAGGCCTGCCATGCCTGGGCGGGCAGCCGCTGGGGGCCCAACTATGCGGCCCAGGGCAATCTGCTGACAGGCCCCGAGGTGCTGGAGGCGCTCGAGCGCACCTTTCTAAAGAGCGAGCTGCCCTTTCCTGAACGGCTTTTGGAGGCGTTGTTTCAGGCCGACCGGGCCGGGGGCGACCGGCGCGGACGGCAGTCGGCGGCCCTGCTGGTGGTGGGCGAGGGGAAGGGCTACGGCGGCATGGAGCGCTGGATTGACCTGCGGGTAGACGACCACCCCGACCCGGTGGTGGAGTTGCAGCGGTTGCTGGGTATTCACCGGCTGCTTTTTGGTACTGGTGAGCCTGGTCGCCCCTTGCAGCCGGCTGAGATTGCCTGGCTTCAGACCCTGCTTTACCGCCAGGGCCTCTATGCTGGCCTGGTCAACGGCGTGTGGGACGAGGCTACCGAGAGCGCTTTTGCAGCGCTTATCGGCATGGAAAACCTGGAGGAGCGTTACCGGGGCGGCCCGGTCTTGGACGAAGCCACCCTACGCTATTTGCAGGAGAAGTTTGCATGA
- a CDS encoding acetyl-CoA hydrolase/transferase family protein, whose protein sequence is MEAISRTGKALGRSEAEKVYQSKLASLEAAAGMIKSHSRVFVSGNAATPTPLLEALAQRKNELEDVELVHVLQLGSDPFLAPEMEGHFRRRSLFVGPADREAVNSGRADYVPISLHQVPWLFKRGVLPLDYALVQVSPPDEFGFVSLGVEVIATKAAVETARRVIALVNPQMPRTLGDTFVHVSKFAAFVEIDFPLPMLPRDKYGEVEAKIGKYVADLIDDGCTLQLGIGAIPDAVLANLTGRQDLGIHTEMVSDGVMEALERGIVTGQRKTLLPGKVVGTFVLGSERLYRFVHNNPLFEMRPADWINNPFNVARNDNMIAINSALEVDLTGQVCADSIGTRIYSGFGGQLDFIRGAAASNGGKPIIALPSSGKNGAFSRIVSLLKTGAGVVTTRADVHYVVTEYGVAELFGKSLRERAQALIGIAHPNFREELSQAAFERGLLPKSYPGFSPPRQ, encoded by the coding sequence ATGGAAGCGATTTCACGTACCGGAAAAGCCCTTGGGCGCAGCGAGGCAGAAAAGGTTTACCAGAGCAAGCTAGCTAGCCTGGAAGCGGCTGCAGGCATGATCAAAAGCCACTCGAGGGTTTTCGTTTCGGGCAACGCTGCTACACCCACGCCCCTTCTAGAGGCTCTGGCCCAGCGCAAAAATGAACTGGAGGATGTCGAGCTGGTTCACGTGCTACAGCTTGGCTCCGACCCCTTCCTGGCCCCCGAGATGGAGGGGCATTTCCGCAGACGCTCCTTGTTTGTGGGCCCTGCCGACCGTGAGGCGGTCAACTCAGGTCGGGCCGATTACGTACCCATTTCCCTCCACCAGGTGCCTTGGTTGTTCAAGCGCGGTGTGCTGCCCCTGGACTATGCCCTGGTACAGGTTTCACCCCCAGATGAGTTTGGCTTTGTGAGTCTGGGTGTGGAGGTTATTGCAACCAAGGCCGCAGTAGAGACCGCCCGGCGGGTTATCGCCCTGGTCAACCCCCAGATGCCGCGTACCCTGGGCGATACCTTCGTGCATGTTTCCAAGTTTGCAGCCTTCGTGGAAATAGATTTTCCGCTACCGATGCTGCCTCGAGACAAGTATGGAGAGGTAGAGGCCAAAATTGGCAAATACGTGGCCGATCTCATCGACGACGGATGCACTTTGCAGCTGGGCATTGGGGCTATCCCCGATGCAGTTCTGGCCAATCTGACGGGACGGCAAGACCTGGGCATTCATACCGAAATGGTTTCCGATGGGGTGATGGAAGCTCTGGAAAGAGGCATCGTGACCGGCCAGCGCAAGACCCTGCTGCCCGGCAAGGTAGTAGGCACTTTTGTACTGGGCTCCGAGCGGCTGTATCGGTTTGTGCACAACAACCCCCTCTTCGAGATGCGGCCCGCCGACTGGATCAACAACCCCTTCAACGTGGCCCGCAACGACAACATGATCGCTATTAACTCGGCCCTCGAGGTAGATCTCACCGGCCAGGTCTGTGCCGACTCGATCGGGACTCGAATCTATTCGGGCTTTGGTGGCCAGCTCGACTTTATCCGCGGAGCCGCAGCCAGCAACGGCGGCAAGCCCATCATCGCCCTGCCCAGCAGCGGCAAGAACGGCGCATTTAGCCGCATTGTCTCCCTGCTCAAAACCGGCGCTGGCGTGGTGACCACCCGGGCCGATGTGCACTACGTGGTAACCGAATACGGCGTGGCCGAACTCTTCGGCAAGAGCCTGCGCGAGCGGGCCCAGGCCCTCATCGGCATTGCCCACCCCAATTTCCGCGAAGAACTCAGCCAGGCTGCTTTCGAGCGCGGTCTCCTGCCCAAAAGCTACCCTGGGTTCTCCCCTCCTCGCCAGTAA
- a CDS encoding NUDIX hydrolase yields the protein MSQPVLGAGGVLFNPEGQVLLIRDRQGFWCFPKGHLDPGESLEQAALREVEEETGIKGAVKQKLSTTRYRNNKGVLREIHWFLLEGQGNIRLEKGLCGAGFFDLAEAKRLLAFPEDVRLLHEASAHVQAPDLGIDLGRPKE from the coding sequence ATGAGCCAGCCGGTACTGGGTGCAGGCGGGGTGCTTTTCAACCCCGAAGGACAGGTTTTGCTGATTCGCGACCGGCAGGGTTTCTGGTGTTTCCCCAAGGGGCATTTAGACCCCGGGGAGAGCCTCGAGCAGGCTGCTTTACGTGAAGTAGAGGAAGAAACGGGTATCAAAGGAGCTGTGAAGCAAAAGCTTTCGACTACGCGCTACCGCAACAATAAAGGGGTCTTGAGGGAGATTCACTGGTTTTTGCTGGAGGGCCAAGGCAATATACGTCTCGAAAAAGGCCTCTGCGGTGCTGGCTTCTTCGACCTGGCAGAAGCAAAACGGCTTCTGGCCTTTCCCGAGGATGTGCGGCTGCTGCACGAAGCCTCTGCGCATGTTCAAGCGCCAGATTTGGGCATAGACTTAGGCAGACCCAAGGAGTGA
- a CDS encoding gamma carbonic anhydrase family protein has product MAVYRLDEHVPQIHPSAFIAPTALIVGQAEIGENASVWFGAVVRSDTEKVVIGAGSNVQDGAILHADPGDPCILGQNVTVGHRAVVHGALVEDGALIGIGAVVLNQARVGKGAMVGAGAVVPPGMEIPAGMLAIGIPAKIRGPVEPTQNAERYVELSRRYLAHLAPIAPIGRYQITLRGQDALNPFSDLHLQLKRGEPEALSALKAIVEGRAQEAKPEVLHELVREGLIRPI; this is encoded by the coding sequence ATGGCAGTCTATCGGCTGGATGAACACGTACCGCAGATTCACCCCAGCGCCTTTATTGCCCCCACCGCGCTTATTGTTGGGCAGGCCGAAATCGGCGAGAACGCTTCGGTCTGGTTTGGTGCGGTGGTGCGCTCGGATACCGAGAAGGTGGTAATAGGTGCGGGTAGCAACGTGCAGGACGGCGCGATTTTGCACGCCGACCCCGGCGACCCCTGCATACTGGGGCAAAACGTGACGGTGGGCCACCGGGCGGTGGTTCACGGTGCGTTGGTGGAGGATGGAGCGCTGATCGGGATTGGCGCAGTGGTGCTCAACCAGGCCAGGGTAGGGAAGGGGGCCATGGTGGGGGCTGGTGCGGTGGTGCCGCCGGGGATGGAAATTCCGGCGGGCATGCTGGCGATTGGCATCCCGGCCAAGATCCGCGGCCCGGTGGAACCTACCCAGAATGCCGAGCGCTACGTGGAGCTATCGCGCCGCTACCTGGCACACCTTGCACCCATTGCCCCGATTGGCCGCTACCAGATTACCCTGCGCGGGCAGGACGCCCTGAACCCCTTTAGCGACCTGCACCTGCAGCTCAAGCGGGGGGAGCCCGAAGCCCTTTCGGCCCTGAAGGCCATTGTGGAGGGGCGGGCCCAGGAGGCCAAGCCCGAGGTGCTGCATGAGCTGGTTCGTGAGGGGCTAATCCGACCTATATAG
- the mfd gene encoding transcription-repair coupling factor gives MNLNAESILNHYLPGLPQVARALLFAQTAGPRVLLCPAERLAQYADLAALGVTAYLNPGLEVFGQAQAVVMSYEEALAPFPEWPEEWRLVLMPGQQYLRDPLLELLTRMGYVRGEDLAVRGDTLELEELRLEFFGDVLEAIWFQGAPQPRHVLTAKAGKAEAWTSHKILHFPGVVFLDTPSLAPAELWPLLAGRAQVSFGLGGPELPPLHLPYQPLPPYRARISQFVEDVQAWLAQGYAAVFFYRHAKSRSYLLQKLEASSLNPKALRSTPTLAPQPGTLNLVPAPFEGAFLDTEGRTAYLSEAHLYAFAGAELLRSRKLLLGEADPGTLAVGDYLIHPEHGIGQYLGLETREVLGAKRDYLVLRYAGEARMYLPVEQLPLLKRHPGTTDDPPALSSLGKGEWKRSRDKAAKDAEELAQRLLVLHAKREATPGRAFGPLPDWDALIEQNFPFALTPDQQKALEETLRDLEAPRPMERLISGDVGFGKTEVALRAAFRVVGHGAQVAVLVPTTLLAEQHKETFQKRLAGLPVRVAALSRFTSERAAREILGGLEQGTVDIVIGTHRLLSSDVRFKNLGLLVVDEEHRFGVGQKERIRELKEAVDTLYLSATPIPRSLYSALVGLRDLSSIQTPPPGRKPIRTLLAPYDPALVRQGIMDELERGGKAFYVHDRVATILARRKYLEALVPEARFGVVHGQMGEAEVEETMLAFAEGAFDVLLATTIIESGLDIPEANTILVERADKLGLAALYQLRGRVGRRDQEAWAYLFHPLRLTEGAERRLAAIADLSDLGSGHLLAEKDMEIRGVGNLLGPEQHGHIRAVSLEIYTELLSEAIRKLKGEQTEPERHVTIDLQLSARLTPEYIPSPAARSRYYGRLAECRNLAQLSHLAKELKERYGPAPQEVENFLSLTRLRLLAEGRGVISITEDLMYLQLAFAKPSLDYDAKALRALPFRVEATQYPLGFRISKKGLRAEEYIQALSDVLYLVG, from the coding sequence ATGAACCTAAACGCAGAATCTATCCTGAACCACTACTTACCCGGCCTGCCCCAGGTAGCCCGGGCGCTGCTTTTCGCCCAGACCGCTGGCCCCCGGGTGCTGCTCTGTCCAGCAGAGCGGCTGGCCCAGTATGCCGACCTGGCCGCGCTGGGTGTGACGGCCTACTTGAATCCGGGCCTCGAGGTCTTTGGGCAGGCCCAGGCCGTGGTGATGAGCTACGAGGAGGCCCTGGCCCCCTTCCCCGAGTGGCCCGAGGAGTGGCGCCTGGTGCTTATGCCAGGCCAGCAGTACTTGCGCGACCCGCTTTTGGAGTTGCTCACCCGCATGGGTTATGTTCGGGGTGAGGATTTGGCAGTGCGGGGGGACACCCTCGAGCTCGAGGAGCTTCGGCTGGAGTTTTTTGGCGATGTGCTAGAAGCAATCTGGTTTCAGGGCGCCCCCCAGCCACGCCATGTACTCACGGCCAAGGCTGGCAAGGCCGAGGCCTGGACCTCCCATAAAATCCTGCACTTCCCTGGAGTGGTTTTCCTCGACACCCCCTCACTGGCCCCAGCTGAGCTTTGGCCCCTGCTTGCGGGGCGGGCCCAGGTGAGCTTTGGGCTGGGGGGCCCGGAGCTGCCCCCGTTGCACCTGCCTTACCAGCCCCTGCCCCCCTACCGGGCCCGCATCTCGCAGTTTGTAGAAGATGTGCAGGCCTGGCTGGCCCAGGGCTATGCGGCGGTCTTCTTTTACCGTCACGCAAAAAGCCGCAGCTACCTGTTGCAAAAGCTCGAGGCCTCCTCACTCAACCCCAAGGCCCTGCGCTCTACCCCAACCCTGGCCCCCCAGCCGGGCACCCTGAACCTGGTTCCAGCGCCCTTTGAAGGGGCCTTTCTGGACACCGAAGGCCGCACCGCATACCTAAGCGAAGCCCATCTGTACGCATTTGCTGGGGCCGAGCTGCTGCGCAGCCGAAAACTTTTGCTGGGTGAGGCCGACCCGGGAACCCTGGCGGTGGGCGACTACCTGATTCATCCCGAGCACGGCATTGGTCAGTACCTGGGGCTCGAGACCCGTGAAGTGCTGGGTGCGAAGCGGGACTATCTGGTGCTGCGTTACGCCGGCGAGGCCCGCATGTACCTGCCGGTTGAGCAGCTCCCTCTCTTGAAGCGCCACCCGGGTACTACCGACGACCCTCCCGCGCTCTCCTCGCTGGGTAAAGGCGAGTGGAAAAGAAGCCGTGACAAAGCCGCCAAAGATGCCGAAGAGCTAGCGCAGCGTCTGCTGGTGCTACACGCTAAGCGCGAGGCCACACCCGGTCGGGCTTTTGGGCCGTTGCCGGACTGGGATGCGCTCATCGAGCAGAACTTTCCTTTTGCCCTGACCCCCGACCAGCAGAAGGCTCTCGAGGAGACCCTGCGCGACCTCGAGGCGCCCCGCCCTATGGAGCGCCTCATCTCAGGCGATGTGGGTTTTGGCAAGACCGAGGTGGCCCTCCGTGCTGCCTTCCGGGTGGTGGGGCACGGGGCCCAGGTGGCGGTTTTGGTGCCCACCACGCTTCTGGCCGAACAACACAAAGAAACCTTTCAGAAGCGCTTGGCAGGTCTGCCGGTGCGGGTGGCCGCGCTCTCGCGCTTTACCTCCGAGCGAGCGGCGAGGGAGATCCTGGGGGGGTTGGAGCAGGGTACTGTAGACATCGTAATAGGCACCCACCGCCTGCTCTCCAGCGACGTGCGCTTCAAGAACCTGGGCCTTCTGGTGGTAGATGAGGAGCACCGCTTTGGGGTGGGCCAGAAGGAACGCATCCGCGAGCTAAAAGAGGCTGTGGACACGCTTTACCTTTCCGCGACCCCCATCCCTCGTAGCCTTTACAGCGCCCTGGTGGGCCTGCGCGACCTCTCCAGCATCCAGACCCCACCCCCCGGGCGCAAGCCCATCCGCACCCTGCTGGCCCCCTACGACCCGGCCCTGGTGCGGCAGGGCATCATGGACGAACTCGAGCGCGGCGGAAAGGCCTTTTACGTCCACGACCGGGTGGCTACCATCCTGGCCCGACGCAAATACCTGGAAGCCCTGGTGCCCGAGGCCCGCTTTGGGGTGGTGCACGGGCAGATGGGGGAGGCCGAGGTGGAGGAGACCATGCTGGCCTTTGCCGAGGGGGCTTTTGATGTGCTGCTGGCTACCACCATCATCGAGTCCGGCCTGGACATCCCCGAGGCCAACACCATCCTGGTTGAACGGGCCGACAAACTGGGCCTGGCCGCGCTCTACCAGCTTCGGGGCCGGGTGGGTCGGCGCGACCAGGAGGCCTGGGCCTACCTTTTTCACCCCCTGCGCCTGACCGAAGGCGCCGAGCGTCGTCTGGCGGCGATTGCCGACCTCTCGGACCTCGGCTCGGGCCACCTGCTGGCCGAGAAGGACATGGAAATACGAGGCGTGGGCAACCTCCTGGGCCCCGAGCAGCACGGCCATATTCGTGCGGTAAGCCTGGAAATCTACACCGAACTCTTGTCCGAGGCCATCCGCAAGCTCAAGGGCGAGCAAACCGAACCCGAACGCCACGTCACCATCGACCTGCAACTCTCGGCCCGCCTGACCCCGGAATATATTCCCAGCCCTGCTGCCCGCAGCCGCTATTATGGCCGCCTGGCCGAATGCAGAAACCTGGCCCAGCTCTCCCACCTGGCTAAAGAACTCAAGGAGCGCTACGGCCCGGCCCCGCAGGAGGTAGAAAACTTTTTGTCCCTGACCCGCCTGCGCCTTTTAGCCGAGGGGCGGGGAGTGATATCGATTACGGAAGACCTGATGTATCTGCAGCTGGCCTTTGCCAAGCCCAGCCTGGACTACGATGCCAAAGCCCTGCGGGCCCTGCCCTTCCGGGTCGAGGCCACCCAGTATCCCCTCGGCTTCCGCATCTCAAAAAAAGGCTTGCGGGCCGAGGAGTATATTCAGGCCCTTAGCGATGTGCTGTACCTGGTGGGCTGA
- a CDS encoding DUF456 domain-containing protein — protein sequence MNAFADWLFVVVWAVALVATFIPVVPAGFVIVGMAFLHELLVGFGEISLPIWIALAVLTLLSSLVDNIAGAMGARHFGGSRQGVWGAFLGGILGIFVLPPLGLFLMPFVGAYVGELVAGRSPENALRGAWGAVLGLLGGLAGKFLIHLLMGILVIQAIF from the coding sequence GTGAATGCTTTTGCAGACTGGCTGTTTGTGGTGGTGTGGGCAGTGGCGCTGGTTGCCACTTTTATTCCGGTGGTCCCGGCTGGGTTTGTTATCGTTGGGATGGCTTTCCTGCACGAGCTGCTGGTGGGGTTCGGCGAAATTTCCCTACCCATCTGGATTGCCCTGGCGGTTTTGACCCTGCTGTCGTCGCTGGTTGATAACATCGCCGGGGCAATGGGTGCCAGGCACTTTGGTGGTAGCCGGCAGGGGGTGTGGGGGGCATTTTTGGGCGGCATTCTGGGTATTTTTGTTTTGCCTCCACTGGGCCTGTTCCTGATGCCATTTGTCGGGGCTTATGTGGGGGAACTTGTGGCAGGGCGTTCGCCAGAGAATGCGCTGCGGGGGGCCTGGGGGGCTGTGCTGGGTTTGTTGGGAGGTTTGGCAGGCAAGTTTCTAATCCACTTGCTGATGGGCATTCTGGTCATTCAGGCCATTTTTTAG